In a genomic window of Rhinoderma darwinii isolate aRhiDar2 chromosome 10, aRhiDar2.hap1, whole genome shotgun sequence:
- the TIMM8B gene encoding mitochondrial import inner membrane translocase subunit Tim8 B, protein MADFASDLDLSNVGASPAETAELQRMLAVEQQKAQFTAQVHKFMDVCWDKCIDKPGSKLDSRTEGCLVNCVERFIDTTLSITNRFAQIVQKGT, encoded by the exons ATGGCGGACTTTGCGTCGGACCTTGATTTGTCCAACGTGGGCGCCAGTCCTGCAGAGACGGCGGAGCTGCAGAGGATGCTGGCGGTGGAGCAGCAGAAGGCGCAGTTCACAGCTCAG GTTCACAAATTTATGGACGTGTGCTGGGACAAATGTATCGACAAACCCGGATCAAAACTGGATTCAAGAACGGAGGGCTGCCTGGTCAACTGCGTGGAGCGTTTTATCGACACGACCCTATCCATTACCAATCGCTTCGCTCAAATTGTACAGAAAGGAACTTAA